Proteins from one Monodelphis domestica isolate mMonDom1 chromosome 6, mMonDom1.pri, whole genome shotgun sequence genomic window:
- the LOC130455114 gene encoding uncharacterized protein LOC130455114: MTAARGLPPRPSLTLRPFSPSSLGNSHKIPWWKAAYQGTGKTFRKSEGREQRKEGEKEREAPASHHLKPEGGGAPSQPKPPLRLAPEAHRAGDWRDSKKKKSLSLWRRREPLVDSRTEPSNRIKEAKAEGRGYIPIASPPWAGQEAEVRRPSSSFLPQRTFTIFHSDLPVPSNTPISQLHLGTGDLRMSGMRALPPPPPLTAPLLLRLGNLLMQEALPHLPHQLLVPYLANDLILAPWKLCLENPNSIPAVDTK; the protein is encoded by the exons ATGACTGCTGCCCGAGGTCTCCCACCCCGGCCCTCCCTGACGCTCCGGCCGTTCTCACCCTCCAGCTTGGGCAACTCGCACAAGATTCCATGGTGGAAAGCCGCATATCAGGGCACGGGGAAGACATTCAGGAAAAGTGAAGGGagagagcaaagaaaggaaggagaaaaagaaagggaagcgCCCGCGAGCCACCATTTAAAGCCGGAGGGAGGCGGGGCCCCGAGCCAGCCAAAGCCGCCGCTCCGATTGGCTCCCGAGGCGCACCGGGCAGGAGATTGGCgggattcaaaaaaaaaaaaaagtctctcccTCTGGAGGAGGAGGGAACCGTTAGTTGATTCTCGGACCGAGCCTTCCAACCGCATCAAAGAGGCCAAGGCCGAGGGGCGGGGCTACATCCCGATTGCGTCACCACCGTGGGCGGGCCAAGAAGCGGAAGTGCGGAG GCCGAGTTCATCCTTCTTGCCTCAACGCACATTCACCATCTTCCACTCTGATCTCCCAGTTCCTTCTAACACTCCCATCTCTCAACTTCATCTCGGCACTGGTGATTTGCGCATGTCTGGAATGcgcgcccttcccccacccccgccccttaCAGCGCCTCTTCTGCTGaggcttggaaatcttctaatgCAGGAAGCTTTACCTCATCTCCCACACCAACTGCTTGTGCCTTACCTCGCAAACGATCTTATCCTAGCTCCTTGGAAGCTCTGCCTGGAAAACCCGAATTCAATTCCAGCAGTAGACACCaaatga
- the LOC130455116 gene encoding nucleolin-like gives MVKLGKAAKNQGEPKKMAPPPKEVEDSEDEDMSEEEEESSGEEVVVPQKKGKKAAATPAKKAAATPAKKAVVATTPAKKAVVTPGKKAAVTPAKKVATPAKAVPTPGKKGGKAAATPAKAAATPAKGAKNGKNAKKEDSESEEEDSEDEDDEEFEPPKAAKGGAALSKQDSEEEEDDDEEEEDSEEEEEEDEDDSEEEAMDTTPAKGKAASVKAAKGGKAKESEEEEEDDEDEEEDDEEEDEDEEEEEEEEEEEEEEEEEEEKVPVKEAPGKRKKEMGKQKAPEAKKQKLEAETSTNFNLFAGNLNFNKTAAELKTAITDFFAKKDLTVVDVRIGATRKFGYVEFESAEDMEKTLELSGSKVLGSEMKLEKAKENKKDRDARTLFVKNLPYKVTQEELKEVFEDAIEIRLVCTKDGTPKGIAYVEFKTEADVDKALEEKQGTEIDGRALILDYTGEKSQGQENSRGKNNLWSGNNSKPSDSKTLVLNNLAYSATEESLQEVFEKATSISLPQNNQGRPKGYAFIEFASVEDAKEALNSCNNIEIEGRAIRLELKGQKTANAAPRNQSNKTLFVKGLSEDTTEETLKDSFHGSVGARIATDRETGSSKGFGFVDFNSEEEAKAAKEAMEDGEIDGNKVTLDWAKPSGFGGRGGGRGGGGRGGFGGRGGGRGGRGGFGGRGRGGNFGGRGGFRGGRGGGGDNKPQGKKTKFE, from the coding sequence ATGGTGAAGCTCGGGAAGGCTGCTAAAAATCAAGGTGAGCCGAAGAAGATGGCCCCTCCCCCCAAGGAGGTAGAAGACAGTGAGGATGAAGACATgtcagaagaggaagaagaaagcagtGGAGAAGAGGTCGTGGTCCCTCAGAAGAAGGGCAAGAAGGCTGCAGCTACCCCAGCAAAGAAGGCTGCAGCTACACCAGCCAAAAAAGCTGTTGTTGCTACCACACCTGCCAAGAAAGCAGTTGTGACTCCTGGTAAGAAGGCCGCTGTGACCCCAGCCAAGAAAGTGGCCACCCCAGCCAAAGCTGTCCCCACACCAGGCAAGAAGGGAGGTAAAGCAGCAGCCACCCCAGCTAAAGCAGCAGCCACCCCGGCCAAAggggcaaaaaatggaaaaaatgccaAGAAAGAGGACAGCGAGTCTGAAGAAGAAGATAGTGAAGATGAGGACGATGAAGAATTTGAGCCCCCCAAAGCCGCCAAGGGGGGAGCAGCTCTGTCCAAACAGGAttctgaggaggaggaagatgatgatgaggaagaggaggacagtgaggaggaggaggaggaagatgaggatgACTCTGAAGAAGAAGCAATGGATACCACCCCTGCCAAAGGGAAGGCTGCTTCTGTGAAGGCTGCCAAAGGTGGAAAAGCTAAGGAATccgaggaggaagaggaagatgatgaagatgaggaggaagatgatgaggaagaggatgaggatgaagaggaggaggaggaggaggaggaggaagaagaggaggaggaggaggaggaagaaaaagtgcCCGTCAAAGAGGCCCCGGGAAAACGGAAAAAGGAAATGGGCAAGCAGAAAGCCCCTGAAGCCAAGAAACAGAAATTGGAAGCTGAAACGTCTACAAATTTCAATCTCTTCGCTGGTAACCTGAACTTCAACAAAACAGCAGCTGAGCTAAAAACTGCCATCACAGACTTCTTTGCAAAGAAGGACCTTACGGTTGTGGATGTCCGCATTGGTGCCACCAGGAAATTTGGCTATGTAGAATTTGAATCTGCTGAAGATATGGAAAAGACGCTGGAACTCAGTGGCTCCAAAGTGCTTGGCTCTGAAATGAAGCtggaaaaagcaaaagagaacaagaaagatCGAGATGCCAGGACACTCTTTGTCAAGAACTTACCCTATAAAGTAACTCAGGAGGAGCTCAAGGAAGTGTTTGAAGATGCTATTGAGATCAGACTGGTCTGCACCAAGGACGGAACACCCAAAGGAATTGCCTACGTTGAATTCAAGACAGAAGCAGATGTGGACAAGGCCTTAGAGGAGAAGCAGGGGACTGAGATCGATGGCCGGGCCCTCATTCTGGACTACACAGGGGAGAAAAGTCAAGGACAAGAGAACTCTCGAGGGAAGAACAACTTGTGGAGCGGGAACAACAGCAAGCCATCAGACTCGAAGACACTGGTGCTGAACAACCTTGCCTACAGCGCCACAGAGGAGAGTCTGCAGGAAGTGTTTGAGAAGGCCACGTCCATCAGCCTGCCCCAGAACAACCAAGGCCGGCCCAAGGGGTATGCCTTCATTGAGTTTGCCTCTGTGGAGGATGCAAAAGAAGCTTTGAACTCTTGTAACAACATAGAAATTGAGGGCCGAGCCATCCGGCTGGAGCTGAAGGGACAGAAGACGGCAAATGCAGCTCCCAGGAACCAGTCCAACAAAACCTTGTTCGTCAAAGGCCTGTCTGAAGACACCACAGAAGAAACGTTAAAAGATTCTTTTCATGGCTCAGTGGGGGCCAGAATAGCCACAGACAGGGAGACGGGGTCTTCAAAAGGGTTTGGTTTTGTGGACTTCAACTCTGAAGAGGAGGCCAAGGCTGCAAAAGAAGCCATGGAGGATGGGGAGATCGATGGAAACAAAGTCACCTTGGACTGGGCCAAGCCCAGCGGCTTTGGGGGCCGAGGAGGAGGACGTGGTGGCGGCGGACGAGGAGGCTTTGGGGGCCGAGGAGGTGGCAGAGGAGGCCGAGGGGGCTTCGGAGGCCGAGGCAGAGGAGGCAACTTTGGAGGTCGAGGTGGTTTCagaggaggcagaggaggaggaggtgacaACAAGCCACAAGGGAAAAAGACAAAGTTTGAATAG